In a single window of the Anas acuta chromosome 24, bAnaAcu1.1, whole genome shotgun sequence genome:
- the FAM72A gene encoding protein FAM72A isoform X1, with protein MSLSGPGGAFAERSVAVLCCRFCRHVLSSRGMRAALLAATGTAPDLYSTDIPPTATVDFIGSCYFTEICKCKLKNIACLKCGNVVGYHVISPCKPCLLSCNNGHFWMFHSQAVFGINRLDSSGVNVLLWGNLPDLEENTDEDTSCISEEEYIR; from the exons ATGTCCCTGTCGGGGCCCGGCGGCGCCTTCGCGGAGCGCTCCGTGGCCGTGCTCTGCTGCCGCTTCTGCCGCCACGTCCTCAGCTCCCGCGGCATGCGGGCCGCGCTGCTCGCCGCCACCGGCACCGCCCCCGACCTGTACTCCACGGACATCCCCCCCACCGC TACTGTTGACTTCATCGGCAGCTGCTATTTTACTGAAATCTGCAAATGCAAGCTGAAGAACATCGCGTGTTTGAAGTG CGGTAATGTTGTTGGTTACCATGTGATCTCTCCCTGCAAACCTTGCCTGTTGTCCTGTAATAATGGCCACTTCTGGATGTTTCATAGCCAAGCAGTCTTTGGCATCAACAGACTAGACTCTTCTG GTGTGAATGTATTGCTCTGGGGCAACTTGCCAGATTTGGAGGAAAACACAGATGAAGATACGTCATGCATCTCTGAGGAGGAGTATATCAGATAG
- the FAM72A gene encoding protein FAM72A isoform X2 has product MGRRRRPARPAPRWVAEAPPPVGGVGGAWRSAEASAPRTAEGRGEARGSANQSRGRGVRRPTAARGWGFKRAARARPLPGRARRPPTPPTAMSLSGPGGAFAERSVAVLCCRFCRHVLSSRGMRAALLAATGTAPDLYSTDIPPTATVDFIGSCYFTEICKCKLKNIACLK; this is encoded by the exons ATGGGGAGGAGGCgccgccccgcccgccccgcccctcgGTGGGTAGCGGAGGCTCCGCCCCCTGTCGGGGGGGTGGGCGGGGCGTGGAGGAGCGCGGAGGCCTCCGCCCCGAGGACTGCGGaggggcggggcgaggcgcgCGGCTCCGCCAATCAGAGCAGGGGGCGGGGCGTGCGGCGCCCAACGGCCGCCCGCGGCTGGGGATTCAAACGGGCGGCACGAGCGCGGCCGTTaccgggccgggcccggcgccccccaaccccccccaccGCCATGTCCCTGTCGGGGCCCGGCGGCGCCTTCGCGGAGCGCTCCGTGGCCGTGCTCTGCTGCCGCTTCTGCCGCCACGTCCTCAGCTCCCGCGGCATGCGGGCCGCGCTGCTCGCCGCCACCGGCACCGCCCCCGACCTGTACTCCACGGACATCCCCCCCACCGC TACTGTTGACTTCATCGGCAGCTGCTATTTTACTGAAATCTGCAAATGCAAGCTGAAGAACATCGCGTGTTTGAAGTG a
- the RHEX gene encoding regulator of hemoglobinization and erythroid cell expansion protein, translating into MANCEWWVPAVTSAVALVLYALLLLLLYIMLSRKIDSRSCSKEVSSRPAAQPQQPSTSSAGGEGAQRPAYAGGDVPCSDGSSETSSETSEESESSPSCPQGPRSPENLNYTSLLFPGKGHGPGSARDYENMKPGADYVNVDPKKKKVDFWACSSPVASKSIEYTEVKL; encoded by the exons ATGGCCAATTGTGAGTG GTGGGTGCCTGCTGTCACCTCGGCTGTAGCCCTGGTCCTATACGCTCTGCTCTTACTGCTCCTTTACATCATGCTCAGCAGGAAAATAG ACAGCCGCTCCTGCAGCAAGGAGGTGAGCAGCcgtcctgcagcacagccccagcagccgtCGACCTCTTcagctggaggggaaggggcacAACGACCGGCCTATGCAG GTGGTGACGTGCCCTGTTCGGATGGGAGCAGCGAGACGTCCTCGGAGACCTCGGAGGAGTCGGAgagcagcccctcctgcccgCAG GGCCCTCGGTCACCAGAAAACCTCAATTACACGTCCCTGCTCTTCCCGGGGAAGGGCCACGGGCCGGGCTCCGCCAGGGACTACGAGAACATGAAGCCGGGCGCAGACTACGTCAACGTGGAcccaaagaagaagaaagtggaTTTCTGGGCCTGCTCCAGCCCTGTTGCCTCCAAATCCATCGAGTACACAGAGGTGAAGCTGTGA
- the AVPR1B gene encoding vasopressin V1b receptor, translating into MELGWGWNSSHRGQAGHSKGVQSPQTLVGDPNVTLLHSRDEELAKAEVGVLATILVVATVGNTGVLLALYRLRRKMSRMHLFVLHLGLSDLGVALFQVLPQMIWEVTYRFLGPDPLCRAVKYLQVLSMFASTYMLLAMTLDRYVAVCHPLRTLQQPSRRAYAMIGATWLLSSLLSLPQVFIFSLREVQQGSGVLDCWADFRYPWGARAYITWTTLCIFILPVGILTVCYSLICYEICKNLKGKTQSCAPSTGGPTAAPPAPCSSEKGGQCPGGQPSRVSSVRTISRAKIRTVKMTFVIVVAYVACWAPFFSMQMWSVWDEDAPDDESTNVPFTITMLLASLSSCCNPWIYMFFSGHLLRDVGRCLSCWCSPQPRRQVSNGSLCSRKTTVLSPSQHCSLPLRGGSSRDLDLPEEEAVTELGTL; encoded by the exons atggagctgggctggggctggaacAGCTCCCATCGTGGCCAGGCTGGGCACAGCAAGGGGGTGCAGAGCCCCCAGACCCTGGTGGGGGACCCCAATGTGACCCTGCTGCACAGCCGGGATGAGGAGCTGGCCAAGGCAGAGGTCGGGGTGCTGGCCACCATCCTGGTGGTGGCAACCGTGGGCAACaccggggtgctgctggccctgtACCGCCTGAGGAGGAAGATGAGCCGCATGCACCTCTtcgtcctgcacctggggctgAGCGACCTGGGCGTCGCGCTCTTCCAGGTGCTGCCGCAGATGATCTGGGAGGTGACGTACCGCTTCCTGGGGCCAGACCCTCTCTGCAGGGCCGTCAAGTacctgcaggtgctgagcaTGTTCGCCTCCACCTACATGCTCCTCGCCATGACCCTGGACCGCTACGTGGCCGTGTGCCACCCGCTGcgcaccctgcagcagcccagccgcCGGGCTTATGCCATGATCGGGGCCACGTggctgctcagctccctgctcagccTGCCCCAGGTCTTCATCTTCTCCCTGCGCGAGGTCCAGCAGGGCTCGGGGGTGCTGGACTGCTGGGCGGACTTCAGGTACCCGTGGGGCGCCCGAGCCTACATCACCTGGACCACGCTGTGCATCTTCATCCTGCCCGTCGGCATCCTCACCGTCTGCTACAGCCTCATCTGCTACGAGATCTGCAAGAACCTCAAGGGCAAGACCCAGAGCTGTGCCCCCAGCACGGGGGGAcccacagcagcccccccagctccctgctcctccgAGAAGGGCGGGCAGTGCCCTGGTGGGCAGCCCTCGCGCGTCAGCAGCGTGCGCACCATCTCGCGGGCCAAGATCCGCACGGTGAAGATGACTTTTGTCATCGTGGTGGCCTACGTCGCCTGCTGGGCGCCCTTCTTCAGCATGCAGATGTGGTCGGTGTGGGACGAGGATGCTCCCGATGATG AGTCCACCAACGTGCCCTTCACCATCACCATGCTGCTGGCCagcctcagcagctgctgcaaccCCTGGATTTACATGTTCTTCAGCGGGCACCTGCTGCGGGACGTGGGGCGCTGCCTCTCCTGCTggtgcagcccccagccacgCAGGCAGGTCTCCAACGGGAGCCTCTGCAGCAGGAAAACCACCGTCCTGAGCCCcagccagcactgcagcctCCCCCTGCGTGGGGGCAGCTCCAGGGACCTCGACCTGCCCGAGGAGGAGGCGGTGACCGAGTTGGGCACGCTCTAG